A section of the Suncus etruscus isolate mSunEtr1 chromosome X, mSunEtr1.pri.cur, whole genome shotgun sequence genome encodes:
- the LOC125998990 gene encoding coiled-coil domain-containing protein 169-like produces the protein MTRLKQTLNDEVKRKDSVLVSINELKQKVAELEKKGTTNTKESREWRVRYEAQLEINSHLEKQVLYLKEKLDKVRGNYSDRLASIRLYERMSVESLTEILRQLQKDKRILENQVRACGLRLEQESKLNQKTREECRKYAIEISKMTPYKTFKRQQIEYMKRIRENPTTNTGVHSITNRVKKESDKKKSGSSHLPKLKH, from the coding sequence ATGACTCGTCTTAAACAGACATTAAACGATGAAGTTAAAaggaaagactctgtcctagtcTCAATCAATGAACTAAAGCAAAAGGTGGCTGAACTAGAAAAGAAAGGCACTACTAACACTAAGGAAAGCCGTGAATGGAGAGTCCGTTATGAGGCACAACTGGAAATAAATTCTCACCTAGAGAAGCAAGTTCTttacctgaaagagaaattggaCAAAGTCCGTGGGAACTATTCAGATAGACTGGCATCTATTCGTCTCTATGAGAGAATGTCAGTAGAGTCCTTAACTGAAATACTAAGACAGCTCCAAAAGGACAAAAGAATTCTTGAAAATCAAGTGAGAGCTTGTGGACTTCGACTGGAACAAGAATCAAAGCTGAATCAGAAGACCCGTGAAGAATGTCGTAAATATGCAATTGAAATATCCAAGATGACGCCCTATAAAACTTTCAAAAGACAGCAGATAGAATATATGAAGAGAATAAGAGAGAATCCAACCACAAACACAGGAGTGCACTCTATAACTAATCGTGTCAAAAAAGAATCGGATAAAAAGAAATCAGGATCAAGCCACCTTCCAAAACTTAAACATTAA
- the LOC125998991 gene encoding coiled-coil domain-containing protein 169-like translates to MGDERRDNFRGASMTRLKQKLKDEVKRKDSVLISINELKQKVAELEKKGATNIKESREWRMRYEEQLEINSHLEKQVIYLKEKLDKVCANYSDKLSSIHVYERLSVESLTEILRQLQKDKKTLENQVKACRLRLEQESKLNQKTREECHKNAIEISKMTSYNTFKIQQIEYMKRMREIPTTKTGAHSLPNRVKKGSDKKKSGSSHLPKLKY, encoded by the coding sequence ATGGGAGATGAGAGAAGAGACAATTTTAGAGGGGCAAGCATGACTCGTCTTAAACAGAAGTTAAAAGATGAAGTTAAAAGGAAAGACTCTGTCCTGATCTCAATAAATGAACTAAAACAGAAGGTGGCAGAACTAGAAAAGAAAGGCGCTACTAACATTAAAGAAAGCCGTGAATGGAGAATGCGTTATGAAGAACAACTGGAAATAAATTCTCACCTAGAGAAGCAAGTTATttacctgaaagagaaattggaCAAAGTCTGTGCCAATTATTCAGATAAATTATCATCTATTCATGTCTATGAGAGACTGTCAGTAGAGTCCTTAACTGAAATACTAAGACAGCTCCAAAAGGACAAAAAAACTCTTGAAAATCAAGTGAAAGCTTGTAGACTTCGATTGGAACAAGAATCAAAGCTGAATCAGAAGACCCGTGAAGAATGTCATAAAAATGCAATTGAAATATCCAAGATGACGTCCTATAACACTTTCAAAATACAGCAGATAGAATATatgaagagaatgagagagattcCAACCACAAAAACAGGAGCGCACTCTCTACCTAATCGTGTCAAAAAAGGATCGGATAAAAAGAAATCAGGATCAAGCCACCTTCCAAAACTCAAATATTAA